In Nocardia sp. NBC_00403, one DNA window encodes the following:
- a CDS encoding Rv3212 family protein: MLEPERRTRADIISAVAIAVLVAIAAALVWARGDANGTESLTAEHPVPTPPAAEQLPTALHELWHAPDAATARALVAGGAVITGDDGTVVGRDPQSGAQLWLYRRDMPLCGVESQFGTVVAVYRDQRGCSQATLLAGEDGSRRTARSSYMDETLQLSVDGTYVLAKGPQRLEMWRSDLVRTLEYGYVDAPVNVKTQPRKGCSLLSAGSSASRVAVLERCPEDPADRLTVLNPAPKDNTVPEEHGSHVLMGPGTDSADARVIAVSDNRIVLYLPGGPAAPGVEAATPRLAVYDGTGNPLMVHQLSAPLTDKATTTRISSAFFVFTGNSVIALSASTFDPLWTTPNALGGPAFMAGKLLVPVTGALAALDPTSGAETARIPVHRQGSENSPISLAVLGTTVLEKRGTQLYALGQ; encoded by the coding sequence GTGCTCGAACCTGAGCGGCGGACGCGCGCCGACATCATCTCCGCAGTCGCGATCGCCGTGCTCGTGGCGATCGCGGCGGCGTTGGTGTGGGCGCGCGGCGACGCCAACGGCACCGAGTCGCTGACCGCGGAACATCCCGTGCCGACGCCGCCCGCCGCGGAACAGTTGCCGACCGCCCTGCACGAACTGTGGCACGCGCCCGACGCGGCGACCGCACGCGCCCTCGTCGCCGGTGGCGCGGTGATCACCGGCGATGACGGCACCGTCGTCGGCCGCGATCCACAGTCCGGTGCGCAATTGTGGCTGTATCGCCGCGACATGCCGTTGTGCGGGGTGGAGTCGCAATTCGGCACGGTGGTCGCGGTGTACCGGGATCAGCGGGGCTGCAGCCAAGCCACCCTGCTCGCGGGCGAGGACGGTTCGCGGCGCACCGCTCGCAGCAGCTACATGGACGAGACGCTGCAGTTGTCCGTCGACGGCACCTACGTGCTCGCCAAGGGACCGCAGCGGCTGGAGATGTGGCGCTCGGATCTCGTGCGCACCCTCGAATACGGCTATGTCGACGCGCCGGTGAATGTGAAAACTCAACCACGCAAGGGCTGCTCCCTACTGTCGGCCGGGTCGAGCGCCTCTCGGGTCGCGGTACTGGAGCGCTGCCCGGAAGACCCTGCCGACCGGCTGACCGTGCTCAACCCGGCACCGAAAGACAACACCGTCCCCGAGGAACACGGCTCGCACGTGCTGATGGGGCCGGGGACCGATTCCGCCGACGCCCGGGTGATCGCGGTGTCGGACAACCGAATTGTGCTGTACCTACCCGGCGGGCCCGCGGCCCCGGGCGTGGAAGCCGCGACACCACGGCTCGCCGTCTACGACGGCACCGGGAATCCGCTTATGGTGCACCAACTTTCCGCGCCGCTGACCGACAAGGCGACGACAACTCGCATCAGCTCCGCCTTCTTCGTTTTCACCGGCAACAGCGTGATCGCGTTGAGTGCCAGCACTTTCGACCCACTGTGGACCACCCCGAACGCCCTCGGCGGACCCGCATTCATGGCAGGCAAGCTGCTCGTTCCGGTGACCGGAGCGCTCGCCGCTCTCGACCCGACGTCCGGCGCCGAGACAGCCCGCATCCCGGTGCATCGCCAGGGCTCCGAAAACTCCCCCATCTCGCTCGCCGTACTCGGCACCACGGTGCTGGAAAAGCGCGGCACGCAGCTGTACGCGCTCGGCCAGTGA
- a CDS encoding acid phosphatase, whose protein sequence is MSALDDARLVLLRHGETTWSTQRRHTGRTDLPLTERGEEQAGRAGQLLTELKLRDPLVRTSPRQRAVHTAALAGLTDTAVDDDLAEWDYGNYEGRTTAEIRETVPGWTIWTGPVPGGETADQVRARADRVLTSVEPTLADRDIVLVGHGHFSRALIARWTELDLREGRRFTMSTGAITVLGYEHDVRTILAHNLVPAPNGAIL, encoded by the coding sequence ATGTCTGCACTCGATGATGCCCGGCTCGTGCTGCTCCGGCACGGCGAAACCACCTGGTCGACCCAGCGCCGCCATACCGGGCGAACCGATCTGCCGCTCACCGAGCGCGGCGAAGAGCAGGCCGGCCGAGCCGGTCAGCTGCTGACCGAGCTGAAGCTGCGCGATCCGCTGGTGCGCACCAGCCCACGACAACGCGCCGTGCACACGGCCGCGCTGGCGGGGCTCACCGACACCGCTGTCGACGACGACCTGGCGGAATGGGATTACGGCAACTATGAGGGCCGCACCACCGCGGAAATCCGCGAAACCGTCCCGGGCTGGACCATCTGGACCGGTCCGGTGCCTGGCGGCGAGACCGCCGACCAGGTGCGTGCCAGGGCCGACCGGGTGCTGACCTCCGTCGAACCCACGCTGGCCGACCGCGATATCGTGCTGGTGGGGCACGGACACTTCTCCCGAGCACTGATCGCCCGCTGGACCGAGCTGGACCTCAGGGAGGGCCGCCGCTTCACCATGTCGACCGGGGCGATCACCGTCCTCGGTTACGAACACGACGTGCGAACCATCCTGGCGCACAACCTCGTTCCCGCACCGAACGGAGCAATCCTGTGA
- a CDS encoding GNAT family N-acetyltransferase, with protein sequence MTRSGNGVIRRATPADVPGLVELVYDLAEYEKARDECTLTAEQLHNALFGPAPALFAHVVEEDTGLVGCAIWFLNFSTWKGAHGIYLEDLYVKPETRGKGYGKALLTTLAEEAVANGYGRVDWAVLTWNTPSIDFYKSLGAVGQDEWVGYRLEGEALDALGRGGK encoded by the coding sequence GTGACTCGATCCGGCAACGGCGTCATCCGCCGCGCGACGCCCGCCGACGTGCCTGGTCTCGTCGAACTGGTCTACGACCTAGCCGAGTACGAAAAGGCAAGGGATGAGTGCACATTGACCGCCGAGCAGCTGCACAACGCGCTCTTCGGCCCGGCGCCGGCACTGTTCGCACACGTGGTCGAGGAGGACACCGGACTGGTCGGCTGCGCCATCTGGTTCCTGAACTTCTCTACCTGGAAGGGTGCACACGGCATCTACCTGGAGGACCTGTACGTCAAACCGGAGACCCGCGGCAAGGGGTACGGCAAGGCGCTGCTGACCACGCTCGCCGAGGAAGCCGTCGCCAACGGCTACGGCAGGGTCGATTGGGCGGTACTGACCTGGAACACACCGTCCATCGATTTCTATAAGTCACTCGGCGCCGTCGGGCAGGACGAGTGGGTCGGCTACCGGCTCGAGGGCGAGGCCTTGGACGCACTCGGCCGCGGCGGCAAGTAG
- a CDS encoding endonuclease V, which yields MRVSAPAEWPTTADEAVAIQDELRPSVVTKILGTAKFRTVAGLDSAYRDNGTFAAAVVVLDSATLEPVDTAVAHGTVTFPYVPGLLAFRELPTTIAALEKLGTTPDLLVCDGQGLAHPRQFGLACHVGVLTGLPTIGVAKSAWGDYTAPGPERGVASDITIDGQIVGRVLRTRSGVKPVFVSVGHLIDLDTACAQVLALTPRYRQPETTRQADRLCRQALRAATGA from the coding sequence ATGCGGGTGAGCGCCCCGGCCGAGTGGCCGACCACGGCAGACGAGGCAGTGGCGATACAGGACGAGCTTCGCCCGTCGGTTGTCACGAAAATCCTTGGTACAGCAAAGTTCCGGACTGTAGCCGGGCTGGACTCGGCTTATCGCGACAACGGAACCTTCGCCGCCGCTGTCGTCGTATTGGATAGCGCCACACTGGAACCCGTCGACACCGCGGTGGCACACGGCACCGTCACCTTTCCCTACGTGCCGGGCCTGCTCGCGTTCCGCGAGTTGCCGACCACCATCGCGGCACTCGAAAAGCTCGGCACCACACCAGATCTGCTGGTCTGCGACGGCCAGGGACTGGCCCATCCACGACAGTTCGGATTGGCCTGTCACGTCGGTGTGCTCACCGGACTGCCGACCATCGGAGTGGCCAAGTCGGCATGGGGCGACTACACCGCGCCAGGGCCCGAACGCGGCGTGGCCTCCGACATCACCATCGACGGGCAGATCGTCGGCCGCGTGCTGCGCACCAGGAGCGGGGTCAAGCCCGTCTTCGTATCGGTCGGCCATCTCATCGACCTCGACACGGCCTGCGCCCAGGTGCTGGCGCTCACCCCGCGCTACCGGCAACCCGAGACGACTCGGCAGGCCGATCGGCTCTGTCGGCAGGCGTTGCGCGCCGCCACCGGAGCCTGA
- a CDS encoding diacylglycerol/lipid kinase family protein — MRTLLIVNPNATSTTPATRDLLAHALESRTQLTVAHTQHRGHAAELAQWASTNEMDLIVVHGGDGTVNETINGFLPLPQLNDGQAWLPRLGVIPGGSANVFARALGISPDPVTATNQLIDLLTLDSDRKIGLGIADDRWFTFSAGVGLDADVCEAIDASRANGRAATSGHYVRTTVRQFFRAKGKEPSVRIEIPGHAPVDGVHYAFVTNASPWTYLNSTPVHTNPGTTFETGLGVFAVRSMAVVPTLMLARQLLATNGNPKSRNLFREDDVPSVRIVAAEPIGLQIDGDFIGKRNMVDFTAVPDVLAVVAPQPS, encoded by the coding sequence GTGCGGACGTTGCTGATCGTGAATCCCAATGCCACCTCGACTACACCGGCGACACGGGATCTGCTGGCACACGCCCTGGAGAGCCGGACCCAGCTGACCGTTGCACATACCCAGCATCGCGGGCACGCGGCGGAATTGGCACAGTGGGCATCGACCAATGAGATGGATCTGATCGTGGTGCACGGCGGCGATGGGACGGTCAACGAAACCATCAACGGTTTCCTGCCATTGCCCCAGCTCAACGACGGTCAGGCCTGGCTGCCTCGGCTCGGCGTGATCCCCGGCGGCTCGGCGAATGTCTTCGCGCGGGCGCTCGGCATTTCGCCGGATCCGGTGACAGCGACCAACCAATTGATCGATCTGCTCACGCTCGACAGTGACCGCAAGATCGGTCTCGGCATCGCCGACGACCGCTGGTTCACCTTCAGCGCCGGAGTCGGACTCGACGCCGATGTGTGTGAGGCGATCGACGCCAGCCGTGCCAACGGTCGAGCGGCGACGTCCGGCCACTACGTCCGAACCACCGTGCGCCAATTCTTCCGCGCAAAAGGCAAGGAGCCGAGCGTCCGGATCGAGATCCCGGGACACGCACCGGTGGACGGTGTCCATTACGCATTCGTAACGAACGCCAGCCCATGGACCTACCTGAACTCCACGCCGGTGCACACCAACCCCGGCACCACCTTCGAGACGGGCCTCGGCGTGTTCGCCGTGCGGTCGATGGCGGTGGTCCCGACCCTCATGCTCGCGCGCCAGTTGCTGGCAACCAATGGAAACCCCAAGTCCCGCAACCTGTTTCGCGAGGACGATGTTCCGTCGGTGCGGATCGTCGCCGCGGAGCCCATCGGCCTGCAAATCGATGGCGACTTTATCGGAAAACGCAACATGGTGGATTTCACAGCTGTGCCCGACGTGCTCGCCGTCGTCGCTCCCCAGCCTTCCTGA
- a CDS encoding WhiB family transcriptional regulator — protein sequence MDWRHKAICRDEDPELFFPVGNSGPALAQIADAKLVCARCPVTADCLSWALKSGQDAGVWGGMSEDERRALKRRNARTRTRTVV from the coding sequence ATGGACTGGCGCCACAAGGCCATCTGTCGCGATGAGGACCCCGAGCTGTTCTTCCCGGTGGGTAACAGTGGTCCTGCGCTCGCGCAGATTGCCGATGCCAAGCTGGTCTGCGCTCGCTGCCCCGTTACCGCCGACTGCCTGTCCTGGGCCCTGAAGTCCGGGCAGGATGCCGGCGTGTGGGGTGGAATGAGCGAGGACGAGCGCCGCGCGCTCAAGCGTCGCAACGCGCGCACCCGCACCCGCACTGTCGTCTGA
- a CDS encoding sensor histidine kinase codes for MATLSELLAEHTDLPGVAVDHLQRVVGDWQLLADLSFADLLLWVGAGPITDGADIVCVAQCRPTTAPTVHPEDRVGGLALQAEHPQVFDALVTGKIVRADSDVEAEGVYHPHPVHAIREAIPVRCGDDVIAVLSRDTDLQRSRVRSTLEIAYVACADDLCQMIADGTFPTTEDRAATHSSPRAGDGFIRLDTEGIVVYASPNALSAYHRMGLQADLAGQDLAVTTRSLITDPFDAQEVVGDIQAALAGRTGRRMEVEARGATVLLRTLVLRPHGELAGAAVLVRDVTEVKRRDRALLSKDATIREIHHRVKNNLQTVAALLRLQARRTENEEAQVALTESVRRVTSIASVHEMLSMSVDEEVDLDEVVDRLLPIMADVATVHTARIKVRRAGSLGVFSAERATPLVMVLTELVQNAIEHAFDSGENGSVTIRSERSARWLDVIISDDGRGLPPGFSLESSDRLGLQIVRTLVTAELGGSIGLHPGADVGTDAVLRVPLGRRSGR; via the coding sequence ATGGCGACACTGAGCGAGCTCCTCGCCGAGCACACCGATCTACCCGGCGTCGCGGTAGATCATCTGCAGCGGGTGGTGGGGGACTGGCAGCTGCTCGCCGATCTCTCCTTCGCCGATCTGCTCCTGTGGGTCGGTGCGGGTCCCATTACCGATGGCGCGGACATCGTCTGTGTCGCGCAGTGCCGTCCGACGACGGCGCCCACGGTGCATCCGGAGGATCGGGTGGGCGGGCTTGCCCTCCAGGCCGAACATCCGCAGGTGTTCGACGCATTGGTGACCGGCAAGATCGTGCGCGCCGACAGCGACGTCGAGGCCGAAGGGGTCTACCACCCGCACCCGGTGCATGCCATTCGTGAGGCCATCCCGGTGCGTTGCGGCGACGATGTGATCGCAGTGCTGAGCCGCGACACCGACCTGCAGCGTTCCCGGGTGCGCAGCACCCTGGAGATCGCGTATGTGGCCTGCGCGGACGACCTGTGCCAGATGATCGCCGACGGCACCTTCCCGACCACGGAGGATCGCGCCGCGACGCACTCCAGCCCGCGCGCGGGCGACGGTTTCATCCGGCTCGACACCGAAGGCATCGTGGTCTACGCGAGCCCGAATGCGCTGTCCGCCTATCACCGTATGGGTTTGCAGGCGGATCTGGCAGGCCAGGATCTCGCTGTCACCACACGGTCGCTGATCACCGATCCGTTCGACGCGCAAGAGGTGGTCGGCGATATCCAGGCCGCGCTCGCCGGCCGGACCGGGCGGCGGATGGAGGTCGAGGCCCGCGGGGCGACCGTGCTGCTTCGCACCCTGGTGCTGCGCCCGCACGGCGAGCTGGCCGGTGCCGCGGTGCTGGTGCGTGACGTCACCGAGGTCAAACGCCGCGACCGGGCATTACTCAGCAAGGACGCGACCATCCGGGAGATCCACCACCGGGTCAAGAACAATCTGCAGACCGTGGCCGCGCTGCTGCGGCTGCAGGCGCGTCGCACCGAGAACGAGGAAGCGCAGGTCGCACTGACAGAGTCGGTGCGCAGGGTCACCTCGATCGCGTCCGTGCACGAGATGCTGTCGATGTCGGTGGATGAAGAGGTCGATCTCGACGAGGTCGTCGACCGGCTGCTGCCGATCATGGCGGATGTCGCCACGGTGCACACCGCGCGAATCAAGGTGCGCAGGGCAGGCTCGCTCGGTGTCTTTTCCGCGGAGCGGGCGACGCCGCTGGTGATGGTGCTGACCGAGCTGGTGCAGAACGCCATCGAGCACGCCTTCGATTCCGGTGAGAACGGTTCGGTGACAATTCGTTCCGAGCGGTCGGCGCGCTGGCTGGATGTGATCATCAGCGACGACGGCCGCGGCCTGCCGCCCGGCTTCAGCCTGGAATCCTCCGACCGCCTCGGCCTGCAGATCGTGCGCACCCTGGTCACCGCCGAACTGGGCGGTTCGATCGGCCTGCACCCCGGCGCCGACGTCGGCACGGACGCCGTGCTGCGAGTCCCGTTAGGCCGCCGCTCAGGCCGCTGA